One genomic region from Jilunia laotingensis encodes:
- a CDS encoding acyltransferase family protein has product MSQTRFYYLDLLRVLLTMLVFYHHSAIAFGASGGWYYISNETTTGLTKGLLSASMGIDQAYFMSLFFFISAYLMPFSYDRKGGKSFIYDRLNRLGIPLLIYSFLINPLLVYEIYGRWGEPGFGPMWFVFTLLIFELSYAVYRHFCTKRLVLNWKYPTVAGILAFIIIMGISAFLIRLYVPVGREVLRLQLAFFPLYIGMYLLGIVAHRNHWLDKICVKDALPWFLIAIIFGIPLLLIVMSRFSEQMDSFSGGWNLHALFYALWEPMMCVGISYFLLAYGKAHWNSPMALVQKLSIDSYSAYFIHPVIVVSFIFIMELLPIPPLMRLILVCIMGIPCCFIVARGIRRMLGMVGVKM; this is encoded by the coding sequence ATGAGCCAAACACGTTTTTATTATCTTGATTTATTACGAGTTCTACTGACTATGTTAGTGTTCTATCATCATTCTGCCATTGCTTTCGGAGCTTCCGGTGGATGGTATTACATTTCGAATGAGACAACTACCGGATTGACTAAAGGATTGCTTTCAGCCTCCATGGGCATTGACCAAGCTTATTTCATGAGCCTTTTCTTTTTCATTTCCGCCTACCTGATGCCTTTTTCCTATGATCGTAAAGGAGGGAAATCTTTTATATATGATCGCCTTAACCGTTTGGGCATTCCTCTTTTGATCTATAGTTTTCTGATCAATCCTCTATTGGTATATGAGATATATGGAAGGTGGGGTGAGCCTGGATTTGGACCGATGTGGTTCGTATTTACACTACTGATTTTTGAATTAAGTTACGCTGTTTATCGTCATTTCTGTACGAAGCGATTAGTGCTGAACTGGAAATATCCCACAGTGGCAGGCATACTTGCATTTATAATAATAATGGGTATTTCAGCATTTCTTATTCGCCTTTATGTGCCCGTAGGAAGAGAAGTCCTGAGGCTGCAGCTTGCTTTCTTTCCTCTCTATATAGGTATGTACTTGTTAGGGATTGTGGCGCACCGTAACCATTGGTTAGATAAAATCTGCGTAAAGGACGCACTTCCTTGGTTCCTTATAGCTATCATCTTTGGGATTCCTTTATTATTGATCGTAATGAGCCGTTTCTCAGAGCAAATGGATAGTTTTTCGGGAGGATGGAATCTACATGCACTATTCTATGCGCTTTGGGAACCAATGATGTGTGTTGGTATTTCCTATTTCCTCTTAGCATACGGGAAGGCTCATTGGAACAGTCCGATGGCTTTAGTTCAGAAATTATCCATTGATAGTTATTCGGCTTATTTTATTCATCCGGTTATTGTAGTAAGCTTTATATTTATAATGGAGCTTTTACCGATTCCTCCTTTGATGAGATTGATACTGGTTTGTATAATGGGTATTCCATGCTGTTTTATTGTAGCAAGAGGAATAAGACGGATGCTGGGAATGGTTGGTGTGAAAATGTAA
- the rnpA gene encoding ribonuclease P protein component — protein MNDLRKSERLNSKIVIEKMFAGGSSRSFSVFPLRVVYMPVDSLEASASILVSVPKKRFKRAVKRNRVKRQIREAYRKNKGELKQLLTEKEQKLAIAFIYLSDQLTSSVEIEEKVKLLLARMAEKVA, from the coding sequence ATGAATGACCTGCGTAAGTCTGAAAGACTAAATAGTAAGATTGTTATTGAGAAGATGTTTGCGGGCGGTAGTTCGCGTTCGTTTTCAGTCTTTCCGTTGCGTGTGGTATATATGCCGGTCGATTCACTGGAAGCATCGGCTTCCATTCTTGTCAGTGTCCCCAAAAAGCGGTTCAAACGGGCGGTAAAACGCAACCGGGTGAAGCGTCAGATCCGGGAGGCTTATCGTAAGAATAAAGGAGAATTGAAACAATTATTGACGGAAAAAGAGCAAAAGTTGGCAATCGCTTTTATATATTTGTCCGATCAATTGACCTCTTCGGTTGAAATAGAGGAGAAAGTGAAACTACTTTTAGCTCGTATGGCCGAGAAAGTGGCATGA
- a CDS encoding Omp28-related outer membrane protein: MKKIFTVLCLLLVCSAVSIAQTKIGYSNGEFNRSDGLRIGSGEKQGLAIKLSKEKLQLLKGKKIVGASAVFGTRNVKNLNFFLTKALGQQPLYEQSVSGAATNWKDFTFDTPYVVGDETELYLGYTLEASTSYRPLAFDRSVGIKGSSWAYSEGDTWVDVYDNGFGCADLYLLVEDVDPFTDLCLKTFSVSGYYKAENAYKYTGQVLNFGTQSVKSFDVTYQIGDNEPVAYSFTGINIAPNETFDFELPEYISLASGKLPIKMSVTNIDGAVDADMSDNVDNSTIFIYPSDMEKRILLEGFTGQGCSNCPAGHRVVEGVLEETAESIVEVFHHAGYQPDSFTMTEDGEYCRFYNDGTYFAPALMVNRMLNSDLGTLGPIFGVSDKNLEGTIDKAAAIQPYVSVGIENKFDNETRELKSTVKVHTYVMPDADINTLNVFVVQDSVIAMQSSGGDRYVHRYAFRGALTSAWGLSVTLEEGKDYIREFTYTLPDAIKSTYENKYSIPTDLNNMYLVAFVSSYSSDPNGCTVYNSNIAKFSDKGGSVGIEGTSTDKASVHVYVNGGRVNVQGDYSQLDVYDMAGNQVGCWNAPVESFTLDAGFYIIRAVCNGEVVSQKVAIMK, from the coding sequence ATGAAGAAGATTTTTACGGTTTTATGTCTATTACTAGTATGCTCAGCTGTATCTATTGCGCAAACAAAGATAGGTTACAGTAACGGTGAATTCAATCGGTCGGATGGATTGCGTATCGGTAGCGGTGAAAAGCAGGGACTGGCAATCAAGTTGAGCAAAGAGAAACTACAATTGCTTAAAGGCAAGAAAATTGTAGGAGCAAGTGCCGTATTCGGTACACGTAATGTGAAGAATCTGAATTTCTTTTTGACCAAAGCTTTAGGACAACAGCCTCTATATGAACAGTCGGTAAGTGGTGCGGCTACCAACTGGAAAGATTTTACTTTCGATACTCCTTATGTGGTCGGAGATGAAACCGAACTGTATCTCGGATATACCTTAGAGGCATCGACTTCTTACCGTCCTTTGGCTTTCGACCGGAGTGTGGGTATAAAAGGCTCGTCCTGGGCGTATTCGGAGGGTGATACATGGGTGGACGTATATGATAATGGCTTTGGATGTGCCGATTTGTATCTTCTGGTTGAAGATGTCGATCCTTTCACTGACCTGTGCTTAAAGACATTCTCCGTGAGTGGATATTACAAGGCTGAAAATGCGTACAAGTATACAGGGCAAGTCTTGAATTTTGGAACTCAGTCTGTGAAGAGCTTTGATGTGACTTACCAGATTGGTGACAATGAGCCTGTGGCTTATTCTTTCACCGGAATAAATATTGCTCCCAATGAAACTTTCGATTTTGAGTTGCCGGAATATATTTCTCTTGCTTCGGGTAAACTCCCGATAAAAATGTCGGTTACGAATATTGATGGTGCTGTCGATGCCGATATGAGCGATAATGTTGATAATAGTACTATTTTCATCTATCCGTCTGACATGGAAAAGCGCATATTGCTTGAAGGCTTTACCGGGCAGGGCTGTAGTAATTGTCCGGCCGGACACCGGGTCGTTGAGGGTGTTTTGGAAGAAACTGCCGAATCGATTGTGGAAGTATTCCATCACGCGGGATACCAGCCGGATAGTTTTACTATGACGGAAGATGGAGAATATTGCCGGTTTTACAATGATGGTACTTATTTCGCACCGGCTTTGATGGTCAATCGGATGTTGAATTCGGATTTGGGAACGTTGGGGCCGATTTTCGGAGTTTCGGATAAAAACCTTGAAGGTACTATTGACAAAGCCGCAGCGATACAGCCATACGTATCTGTCGGTATAGAAAATAAATTTGATAATGAGACCCGTGAACTGAAATCGACGGTTAAAGTACATACATACGTTATGCCTGATGCGGATATAAATACACTGAACGTATTTGTTGTTCAGGACTCTGTGATCGCTATGCAGTCGAGTGGAGGAGATCGTTATGTACATCGTTATGCATTTCGTGGTGCCCTTACCAGTGCATGGGGGTTATCGGTAACGCTGGAAGAAGGGAAAGACTATATACGTGAGTTTACATATACTTTGCCCGATGCAATCAAGTCTACTTATGAGAATAAGTACTCTATTCCGACAGACCTAAATAATATGTATCTGGTTGCTTTTGTGAGTTCGTATTCCAGTGACCCTAACGGATGCACGGTATATAATAGTAATATTGCAAAATTCAGTGATAAAGGTGGTTCGGTAGGGATCGAGGGAACTTCCACGGATAAAGCTTCTGTCCATGTCTATGTAAATGGAGGCCGGGTAAACGTACAAGGAGATTACAGCCAACTGGATGTATATGATATGGCAGGAAATCAAGTAGGATGTTGGAATGCCCCCGTGGAGTCATTCACATTAGACGCAGGTTTTTATATCATCCGTGCTGTTTGTAACGGGGAAGTTGTATCGCAGAAAGTCGCTATAATGAAGTAA
- the yidD gene encoding membrane protein insertion efficiency factor YidD, which translates to MKRLLAYILLIPIYFYRACISPMLPPSCRYTPTCSQYAIEAIKKHGPFKGLYLAVRRILRCHPWGGSGYDPVP; encoded by the coding sequence ATGAAACGTCTTCTGGCCTACATATTATTGATTCCCATATACTTCTACCGGGCGTGTATCTCGCCTATGCTTCCTCCTTCGTGTCGTTATACTCCCACTTGCTCGCAATATGCTATTGAAGCAATAAAGAAACACGGACCTTTCAAGGGGTTGTATCTGGCAGTGAGACGGATTCTCCGTTGCCATCCTTGGGGAGGTTCCGGTTACGATCCTGTCCCTTGA
- a CDS encoding TatD family hydrolase, producing the protein MDILDIHTHRIPEQPLNAIWNCMPKDESLLHRVDYCSVGIHPWYVTEANLSEQKRWVEEVVLNTPSVVAIGEAGLDKATDVPWELQLNAFEWQIEWADRLGLPLILHVVKAHNEVMEMKKKYRPRNRWIVHGFRGKRQLAEQYLREGISLSFGTRYSEDALRAIPYDKLFFETDESSESIYHIYEQAAKTLQYPYEELLAQGKRNIGKAFFNG; encoded by the coding sequence ATGGATATACTGGATATACATACCCATCGCATTCCGGAACAGCCTCTTAACGCCATCTGGAATTGTATGCCGAAAGATGAATCGCTTTTGCACCGGGTGGACTATTGCTCGGTAGGCATTCATCCTTGGTATGTGACCGAAGCAAATCTTTCGGAACAGAAACGATGGGTGGAAGAAGTGGTTCTTAATACCCCTTCGGTTGTGGCAATCGGTGAGGCAGGATTGGATAAAGCTACGGATGTGCCTTGGGAACTCCAGCTAAATGCTTTTGAGTGGCAAATCGAATGGGCGGATAGGCTCGGACTTCCTTTGATACTTCATGTCGTGAAAGCACATAATGAAGTGATGGAGATGAAGAAAAAATACCGTCCCCGCAATCGATGGATCGTGCATGGATTCAGAGGGAAGCGGCAACTGGCGGAACAGTATTTGAGGGAAGGCATCTCCCTTTCATTCGGTACCCGTTACAGCGAAGATGCATTGCGTGCTATTCCGTATGATAAGTTGTTTTTTGAGACGGATGAAAGCTCCGAAAGTATTTATCATATTTATGAGCAGGCGGCAAAGACACTTCAATATCCCTATGAAGAGCTTCTTGCACAAGGAAAGCGGAATATTGGAAAGGCTTTTTTTAATGGCTAA
- a CDS encoding S8 family peptidase codes for MKRILFIFLLIACCLGMSGQSKLSPYTQKYLVSQSGEVNATRAGTVEYVSAYIHVTPDMDLSVLEELGVKTNLHLSDIVTAQIPSNRIQDVAALDQVTYIQVAVPVHPMMDKVRPAVGIDKVQSGEGLTGGFFGKGVVVGIIDAGFDYTHPDFYDWERKSLRIKRVWEQNYTEGTAPEGFSYGGEFKTQEEILSAAGDVTTNSHGTHVAGIAAGADKLGNDYYGVAGDADIVLVSMGTKADNNVNLSDAIAYIYKYAESVDKPCVINMSLGTQSGPHDGTSTFDVIADQLQGEGRLLVGSVGNFGGDKFHTGKTFTSAQDDPLRTFVDFKFTLSTDKAGGDVEIWGEPGFDFSVEIFTYDLSNQKKADVVTINMPSVEDTPQEYTLKGASGKILVFSEISPLNDKPHVMFSSQITGLRARYALGMEIIPHTAGSVNIWADDTYLALTSKDMEGWADGDNSSSLAEIGGTGKRIISVGAYVSRNSYQKEGSDKTFTLDETMDAIASFSSMGPTADGRIKPEITAPGCYIVSAVSSHDTSLGNLDIARYGTWNDANYYYAYMQGTSMAAPVVTGVMATWLQADPKLTPEQVRNILKKTALRDTHTGVLPEEGNSTWGYGKIDAWNGIKEVISQLSSIREISETVPPVMLINKGKNEYNLLFTREATGVSYAIYSAYGQLVQMQHIPSVHAAEEVSLGQMSFPKGMYVIKIGAGKWQSTHKVVIE; via the coding sequence ATGAAAAGAATACTTTTTATATTTCTTTTAATAGCATGTTGTTTGGGGATGTCCGGGCAATCCAAATTATCACCATATACGCAGAAGTATCTGGTTAGCCAGTCGGGTGAAGTGAATGCTACACGTGCCGGAACGGTAGAATACGTGTCTGCTTATATACATGTTACACCGGATATGGATCTATCCGTACTTGAAGAACTGGGTGTGAAAACCAATCTGCACCTCTCGGATATTGTTACGGCTCAGATTCCTTCCAACCGTATTCAGGATGTTGCGGCACTCGATCAGGTTACTTACATACAAGTGGCAGTACCCGTTCACCCGATGATGGATAAAGTCCGTCCGGCAGTCGGCATAGATAAGGTACAAAGCGGAGAAGGTCTAACCGGTGGTTTCTTCGGAAAAGGAGTCGTTGTAGGCATTATCGATGCCGGTTTTGATTATACCCATCCTGATTTTTATGATTGGGAACGCAAGTCGTTACGTATTAAACGTGTGTGGGAGCAAAACTATACGGAAGGTACCGCTCCCGAAGGGTTCAGCTATGGAGGTGAATTTAAGACTCAGGAAGAAATCCTGAGTGCCGCTGGAGATGTGACAACCAATTCTCATGGTACGCATGTGGCGGGAATTGCCGCAGGAGCGGACAAGCTCGGCAATGACTATTATGGAGTGGCCGGTGATGCCGATATTGTGTTGGTCAGTATGGGTACGAAAGCGGATAACAATGTAAACCTTTCGGATGCGATAGCTTACATTTATAAATATGCCGAATCAGTCGATAAACCGTGTGTCATAAATATGAGTCTTGGGACCCAGTCCGGGCCGCATGACGGAACTTCCACTTTTGATGTGATTGCCGATCAATTGCAAGGGGAAGGACGTTTGCTGGTCGGTTCCGTAGGAAACTTTGGTGGGGATAAATTTCATACTGGTAAAACGTTTACTTCGGCACAAGACGATCCCTTGAGGACATTTGTGGACTTTAAGTTTACTTTATCAACAGACAAAGCCGGGGGAGATGTTGAGATATGGGGTGAACCCGGATTTGATTTTAGTGTTGAAATATTCACCTATGATCTTTCTAATCAGAAAAAGGCGGATGTTGTTACCATAAATATGCCTTCCGTAGAAGATACTCCACAAGAATACACCTTAAAGGGAGCATCCGGAAAGATACTTGTCTTTTCTGAAATCAGTCCTTTGAACGATAAACCGCATGTTATGTTCTCTTCTCAGATTACGGGATTGCGTGCGCGATATGCTTTAGGGATGGAGATCATTCCTCATACCGCAGGTTCCGTTAATATATGGGCGGATGATACATACTTGGCATTGACTTCCAAAGATATGGAAGGATGGGCGGATGGCGATAACAGCTCCTCGCTGGCGGAGATAGGAGGTACCGGTAAGAGGATTATATCGGTAGGAGCGTATGTCAGCAGAAATTCCTATCAGAAAGAAGGATCGGATAAGACGTTCACACTGGACGAGACAATGGATGCCATAGCATCATTCTCAAGTATGGGACCAACGGCCGACGGGCGCATAAAACCGGAGATTACAGCTCCCGGATGTTACATTGTTTCTGCCGTGTCATCACACGATACTTCGTTGGGCAATCTGGACATTGCAAGGTATGGTACATGGAATGATGCCAACTACTACTATGCGTATATGCAGGGAACTTCGATGGCGGCACCTGTGGTGACAGGAGTTATGGCTACCTGGTTGCAGGCAGATCCTAAACTGACCCCCGAACAAGTAAGAAATATCTTGAAAAAAACAGCTCTTCGGGATACCCATACAGGCGTACTTCCCGAAGAAGGCAATTCAACATGGGGATACGGTAAAATTGATGCATGGAATGGCATAAAAGAGGTTATATCACAACTTTCGTCTATTCGGGAAATTTCTGAAACAGTTCCGCCTGTAATGCTCATTAATAAAGGGAAAAATGAATATAATTTATTGTTCACTCGGGAAGCAACCGGAGTCTCATATGCGATTTATTCAGCTTATGGTCAATTGGTACAAATGCAACATATTCCGTCTGTACATGCTGCCGAAGAAGTGTCTCTTGGGCAAATGTCATTTCCTAAAGGAATGTATGTCATAAAGATAGGCGCTGGTAAATGGCAGAGTACTCATAAAGTGGTTATCGAATAG
- the tyrS gene encoding tyrosine--tRNA ligase produces the protein MNFVEELRWRGMLQDIMPGTEELLAKEQVTAYLGIDPTADSLHIGHLCGVMMLRHLQRCGHKPLALIGGATGMIGDPSGKSAERNLLDEETLRHNQACIRKQLAKFLDFDSDAPNRAELVNNYDWMKDFTFLDFAREVGKHITVNYMMAKDSVKRRLNGEARDGLSFTEFTYQLLQGYDFLHLNQEKGCKLQMGGSDQWGNITTGTELIRRTNGGEAYALTCPLITKADGGKFGKTESGNVWLDARYTSPYKFYQFWLNVSDSDAERYIKIFTSLPKDEIDALIAEHQAAPHLRVLQKRLAKEVTVMVHSEEDYNAAVDASNILFGNATSEALRKLDEDTLLAVFEGVPQFEISREALADGVKAVDLFVDNAAVFASKGEMRKLVQGGGVSLNKEKLAVFDQLITTADLLDDKYLLVQRGKKNYYLLIAK, from the coding sequence ATGAATTTTGTAGAAGAACTAAGATGGCGTGGCATGTTGCAGGATATAATGCCAGGCACGGAAGAATTGTTAGCGAAGGAACAAGTGACGGCCTATCTCGGCATAGACCCGACAGCTGACTCATTGCATATCGGTCACCTGTGTGGCGTAATGATGCTTCGCCACCTCCAGCGTTGTGGTCACAAGCCGTTGGCACTCATCGGTGGTGCGACAGGTATGATTGGCGATCCTTCGGGCAAATCGGCAGAACGCAATCTGCTGGACGAAGAGACGCTGCGCCATAACCAGGCTTGTATCCGGAAGCAACTTGCCAAATTTCTGGATTTTGATTCGGATGCACCGAACCGTGCCGAGTTGGTGAACAACTATGACTGGATGAAAGACTTCACCTTCCTGGATTTTGCGCGCGAAGTTGGTAAACACATCACAGTGAACTACATGATGGCGAAGGACTCCGTGAAGAGACGTTTGAACGGTGAAGCGCGCGATGGCCTGTCGTTTACGGAATTTACTTATCAGCTGTTGCAGGGATATGACTTCCTTCATCTTAACCAGGAGAAAGGTTGCAAGCTACAGATGGGTGGTTCCGACCAGTGGGGCAATATTACTACCGGCACCGAGCTGATCCGCCGCACCAATGGGGGAGAGGCTTATGCACTGACTTGCCCGCTGATTACGAAAGCCGATGGTGGTAAATTCGGTAAGACGGAATCGGGCAATGTATGGCTCGATGCGAGATATACTTCTCCTTATAAATTCTACCAGTTCTGGCTGAATGTAAGCGACTCGGATGCGGAACGCTATATCAAAATCTTTACTTCTCTGCCGAAAGACGAGATAGATGCTTTGATAGCCGAACATCAAGCAGCACCGCATTTGCGCGTGTTGCAGAAACGCTTGGCTAAAGAGGTTACGGTGATGGTTCATTCCGAAGAAGATTACAACGCAGCCGTAGATGCATCCAATATCCTGTTTGGTAACGCAACTTCCGAGGCTTTAAGAAAACTCGATGAAGACACGCTCTTGGCTGTATTCGAAGGCGTTCCTCAATTTGAGATATCCCGTGAAGCATTAGCAGATGGTGTAAAAGCCGTAGATCTTTTCGTTGACAATGCTGCCGTGTTTGCTTCCAAAGGGGAAATGCGTAAGCTTGTGCAGGGTGGGGGAGTCTCCTTGAACAAGGAGAAACTTGCTGTATTCGACCAGCTAATTACTACCGCTGATTTGCTTGATGATAAATACCTTCTCGTTCAACGTGGCAAGAAGAACTACTATTTACTCATTGCGAAATAA